One genomic window of Indioceanicola profundi includes the following:
- a CDS encoding alpha/beta hydrolase family protein — translation MTETDCPVDVPCPDGRLLAGRLLLPDAEPAVAIVLHGATGVPRDYYARFARWVADTKQAAVLIYDYRDSGHSARGPVRAARATMGDWGVVDQNAALDFICHEFPDLPVEVIGHSLGGMFLPFHSQAGRVREMIAVGSGPAYWRRHPRGFLPQVLAFWFLAGPLLTRIMGYMPGRLLGMGTDLPANVYWQWRRWCTSRRFYRVDWGKTLPNPDPARVTCKVRLIGVLDDPMIPPPVVRDLAAFYPHADVRHQVIAPADAGVRAIGHLRVFSERCRAAWPLVIGTAV, via the coding sequence ATGACCGAGACTGACTGCCCTGTAGATGTCCCCTGCCCCGATGGAAGGCTGCTCGCCGGGCGGCTGCTTCTTCCGGATGCTGAGCCGGCGGTTGCCATCGTCCTGCACGGGGCGACAGGCGTGCCGCGGGACTATTACGCCCGGTTCGCCCGTTGGGTCGCGGACACTAAGCAGGCGGCTGTGCTGATCTACGACTATCGCGACAGCGGCCACTCCGCCCGCGGACCCGTGCGTGCTGCCCGCGCCACAATGGGCGATTGGGGAGTGGTGGATCAGAATGCCGCCCTGGACTTCATCTGCCATGAGTTCCCGGACCTCCCGGTTGAAGTGATCGGCCATTCGCTGGGCGGAATGTTCCTGCCGTTCCACAGCCAGGCCGGTAGGGTGCGGGAAATGATTGCCGTCGGGTCCGGCCCAGCCTATTGGCGCCGCCATCCGCGGGGATTTCTGCCTCAGGTACTGGCCTTCTGGTTCCTGGCCGGCCCGCTTCTGACCAGGATCATGGGGTACATGCCCGGCAGGCTGCTGGGCATGGGGACTGACCTGCCGGCCAATGTCTATTGGCAATGGCGTCGCTGGTGCACGTCCCGGCGCTTCTACCGGGTGGACTGGGGCAAGACCCTGCCGAATCCCGATCCGGCGCGGGTCACCTGCAAGGTGCGGCTCATTGGCGTGCTGGACGATCCCATGATCCCGCCGCCCGTGGTCCGCGACCTTGCCGCCTTCTATCCCCATGCTGATGTCCGGCACCAGGTAATCGCCCCGGCAGATGCCGGCGTGCGTGCCATCGGGCATCTGCGCGTCTTCTCGGAGCGCTGCCGGGCCGCTTGGCCCCTGG
- a CDS encoding NAD(P)/FAD-dependent oxidoreductase produces the protein MPKPHAPSWYAATANESPARPPLAGNVEADVCIVGAGYTGLITAIHLAERGYKVVVLEAERVGWGASGRNGGQLITGYNKPVDTLKRWVGEDDARHLWEMSEEAKGIVAGLVDRFDIDCDLRWGYLLAGIKPRHMDELRLWQEELQGLGYDRTRLIPREEIRSLVDSPTYVGGLVDEGSGQLHPLNYAIGLGRAAESLGVVIHEESKVTRVDTGAEPWAQTDRGRVRAKFLVLAGNAYLGGLVPKLRQRIMPVATYMIATEVLGENLATSLIPPGYAVADVNFVLNYFRRSKDHRMLFGGGVSYSGLDRPDLKRSLRSTMIKVFPQLRDAAVDFCWGGHVAITMNRTPHLGRISDTTLFAQGYSGHGVALTAVCGRILAEAVAGQAERFDVFARIPHAPFPGPGPLKTPALVLAMMWYRLRDLL, from the coding sequence ATGCCTAAGCCCCATGCTCCCTCCTGGTATGCCGCCACGGCCAACGAATCACCTGCACGTCCTCCGCTGGCGGGGAATGTGGAGGCGGATGTCTGCATCGTCGGCGCAGGCTATACCGGGCTGATCACCGCCATTCATCTGGCTGAACGCGGCTACAAGGTCGTGGTGCTGGAGGCGGAACGGGTCGGCTGGGGAGCGTCGGGACGTAATGGCGGACAGCTCATCACCGGGTACAACAAGCCTGTCGACACGCTGAAGCGGTGGGTCGGCGAGGATGACGCCCGCCACCTGTGGGAAATGAGCGAAGAGGCCAAGGGCATCGTCGCCGGGCTGGTGGACCGCTTCGACATCGATTGCGACCTGCGTTGGGGCTATCTGCTGGCCGGCATCAAGCCGCGTCACATGGATGAGTTGCGGCTATGGCAGGAGGAGTTGCAGGGGCTCGGCTACGATCGCACCCGGCTGATCCCGCGGGAGGAAATCAGGTCTCTGGTGGACAGCCCGACCTATGTCGGCGGGCTGGTGGATGAGGGGAGCGGGCAGCTCCATCCCCTGAACTACGCCATCGGTCTTGGCCGCGCGGCGGAGAGCCTGGGGGTCGTGATCCATGAGGAGTCCAAGGTCACCCGCGTTGATACGGGAGCCGAGCCCTGGGCCCAGACGGATCGCGGGCGGGTCAGGGCGAAGTTCCTGGTGCTCGCCGGGAACGCCTATCTCGGCGGGCTGGTGCCGAAACTCCGCCAACGGATCATGCCCGTCGCGACCTACATGATCGCGACGGAAGTCCTGGGAGAGAATCTGGCCACCTCATTGATCCCGCCCGGATATGCGGTTGCCGATGTGAATTTCGTGCTGAACTATTTCCGCCGGTCAAAGGATCATCGCATGCTGTTCGGCGGCGGAGTCAGCTATTCCGGCCTGGACCGGCCGGACCTGAAGCGGTCCCTGCGCAGCACCATGATAAAGGTGTTCCCGCAGCTCCGCGATGCCGCTGTGGATTTCTGCTGGGGTGGCCATGTCGCCATCACCATGAACCGCACGCCCCATCTTGGCCGGATCAGCGACACTACATTGTTCGCCCAGGGCTACAGCGGTCATGGCGTGGCGCTTACAGCCGTGTGCGGACGCATCCTGGCCGAAGCAGTGGCCGGACAGGCCGAACGCTTCGACGTCTTCGCCCGCATTCCCCATGCTCCTTTCCCCGGTCCGGGCCCGCTGAAGACTCCGGCCCTGGTCCTGGCCATGATGTGGTACCGACTGCGCGACCTGCTGTAG